The following proteins are encoded in a genomic region of Periophthalmus magnuspinnatus isolate fPerMag1 chromosome 10, fPerMag1.2.pri, whole genome shotgun sequence:
- the fbxo38 gene encoding F-box only protein 38 — translation MASRRKTSRLQLVKHSHEAQLPQPEEDKDYVNQLSHELLCQIFRYLPLKDIISMECLSRKLREAVSLYLRVLRVVDLCAGRWWEYMPSGFTDSSFQILLKKMPEVEQLYGLHPRFLERRRVRGYEAFSIPGLLEALQACPNLMGVETSHLELVEAIWNYMPQVHILGKFRNRNGAFPIPPENKLTIPVTAKIQTLHLVGVNVPEIPCVAMLRHLSLKWVRLTKPQPFKDFLCVNLKTFVMKNCAGPTNSLKYVPLVTGLASARSLEQLELVRVPFLGGLIQHVVEDSWRSGGFRNLHTIVFGACKNALEVDLGYLIITAARRLHELRIQPSLTKDGVFSALKMAELEFPQFETLHLGYVDEFLLQCKMSHAELVKYGLADVTENPGIITDIGLRVVNEVFTNIKYLVVYNCPHLHNPHSWITDQCRWSRLVDLTLVRCHAIKLESFCQFIELLPCLEFICLDQMFREPPKGCARVGLSAGTGIGVSSALVSNQNSNDDNNNLPQEAQAPPAEAAVNLPQEAQVPPADAEVDLHQEAHAPPDEAGVNHPHDIQAPSAVSPVNLHHDAQDHRVMEVNGMGEHEEADVLEQGSQEHSAAAEANISLGGPQPMDREQAGPSGVWQTRAERAAFVISDSDSEEEDGPRALSVACAHQPLSCVTGKGKAPLRRNSSAQSHTRSSAEKGCQVSSEQIKADMKAAADRSQRTPPTEPTVKSDSHTGGGEGRGAGTGAGRGTGSWASGTAAVSRGMGSGASRVTGPWASGTVTGGRRTGVAGSGRVEARCSSGAHSPCRRPESSCSRRPVTRSYSRMSSEVLLAGTGFSKPRPRVFVKRKRNVDKSTSTSDPVTEEDHVQVLSLKSKNLVGITLTNCGITDLVLKDCPKMMFVHATRCRVLKQLQVENAPIVNRMDFAQCKKLNMQQVLDQILRVPPERNRIIYMRPMHQIDSVALEQQLFQGPYPYHIAIVHEFSNPPNMRNKVRIRSWMDTIANISQELIKYEFFPEATRTEEDVKRFLRYPWGRDIYTLEGVVDGAPYSMITDFPWLRTLRTADPNNYARYDFEDDETSTIYAPRRKGQLSADICMETIGEEISERRQSHRGLFQRVVVVFLHHCDTPGEPVEDDYI, via the exons GTTTCACAGACAGTAGTTTCCAGATCCTCCTGAAGAAGATGCCAGAGGTGGAGCAGCTGTATGGGCTGCACCCACGCTTCCTGGAGAGGCGAAGGGTCAGGGGCTATGAGGCCTTTAGTATCCCAGGGCTGCTGGAGGCTCTGCAGGCCTGCCCCAACCTTATG GGAGTGGAGACCTCTCACCTGGAATTGGTGGAAGCCATATGGAACTACATGCCACAGGTTCATATACTGGGAAAGTTCCGCAATCGCAATGGAGCATTCCCCATTCCTCCTGAGAACAAGCTGACCATCCCTGTGACGGCCAAGATCCAAACACTGCACCTTGTGG GAGTGAATGTTCCTGAGATCCCTTGCGTGGCCATGCTACGTCATCTCTCCTTAAAATGGGTGCGCTTGACCAAACCACAGCCCTTTAAGGACTTCTTGTGTGTCAACCTCAAGACGTTTGTCATGAAGAATTGTGCCGGACCCACAAACTCGCTCAAATACGTTCCTCTCGTGACGGGTCTGGCCTCAGCACGCAGCCTGGAACAGCTGGAGCTGGTGAGGGTGCCTTTTCTGGGAGGGCTCATCCAACACGTGGTGGAGGACAGCTGGAGGTCAG GGGGATTCCGGAACCTTCACACCATCGTGTTTGGAGCCTGCAAGAATGCTCTGGAGGTGGACCTGGGCTACCTAATCATCACGGCTGCACGCAG GCTTCATGAGCTGCGCATCCAGCCATCTCTGACCAAAGATGGAGTGTTTTCTGCCCTGAAGATGGCAGAGCTGGAATTTCCTCAGTTTGAGACGCTCCATCTGGGCTATGTGGATGAGTTCCTGCTTCAGT GTAAAATGAGCCACGCAGAGTTGGTGAAATATGGTTTGGCCGATGTCACTGAGAACCCTGGTATCATCACAGACATCGGCCTCAGAGTGGTCAATGAGGTCTTCACCAACATCAAATACCTAGTGGTCTACAACTGCCCACACCTCCACAACCCTCACAGCTGGATCACAG ATCAGTGCCGCTGGAGTCGCCTGGTGGACCTGACTCTTGTCCGCTGTCATGCCATCAAACTTGAGTCCTTCTGCCAGTTTATAGAGCTTCTGCCCTGCCTGGAATTTATCTGCCTTGACCAGATGTTCCGAGAGCCTCCCAAG GGCTGTGCTCGAGTAGGCCTCAGTGCTGGCACTGGAATTGGTGTGTCCTCTGCTCTGGTCAGTAATCAGAATTCCAATGATGACAACAACAACCTCCCCCAGGAGGCCCAGGCTCCTCCTGCAGAAGCTGCTGTCAACCTCCCCCAGGAGGCCCAGGTACCTCCAGCAGATGCTGAAGTCGACCTCCACCAGGAGGCCCACGCTCCCCCAGACGAGGCTGGAGTCAATCACCCCCATGATATCCAAGCTCCTTCAGCAGTTTCACCCGTTAACCTGCACCACGATGCCCAAGACCACAGAG TTATGGAGGTGAATGGAATGGGTGAACATGAGGAGGCAGATGTGCTAGAGCAAGGATCTCAGGAGCACAGTGCTGCTGCAGAGGCCAACATTTCACTGGGAGGACCACAGCCCATGGACCGGGAGCAAGCAG GCCCCAGCGGCGTGTGGCAGACCCGAGCAGAGAGGGCAGCATTTGTCATTTCAGACtcagacagtgaggaggaggacggCCCGCGGGCACTGTCAGTTGCTTGTGCACACCAACCGCTGTCCTGTGTGACCG GTAAAGGGAAGGCCCCTCTACGGCGGAACTCCTCTGCACAGAGCCACACTCGCAGCAGCGCAGAGAAGGGCTGTCAGGTCAGCAGCGAGCAGATCAAAGCTGACATGAAAGCAGCTGCAGACAGAAGCCAGCGCACCCCTCCTACAGAGCCCACAGTCAAGAGTGACTCCCATACTGGTGGAGGAGAGGGCAGGGGGGCAGGAACAGGAGCTGGCAGGGGGACAGGATCTTGGGCCAGTGGAACAGCCGCAGTGAGCAGGGGGATGGGAAGTGGAGCTAGCAGGGTGACAGGACCTTGGGCCAGTGGAACAGTCACAGGGGGCAGGAGGACAGGAGTAGCAGGCAGTGGGCGAGTTGAGGCCAGGTGCAGCAGTGGAGCACACAGTCCCTGTAGAAGACCAGAGTCATCCTGTTCCCGCAGACCAGTGACCCGCTCCTACTCACGTATGTCCTCGGAGGTCCTCCTGGCTGGCACTG GTTTTTCCAAACCAAGGCCACGGGTGTTTGTGAAGCGAAAGCGAAATGTTGACAAATCAACGAGCACCTCAGACCCGGTTACAGAGGAAGACCATGTGCAG GTACTGTCTCTAAAGAGCAAGAACCTTGTGGGCATTACTCTAACCAACTGTGGAATCACAGACCTGGTTCTTAAGGACTGCCCAAAGATGATGTTTGTCCATG CCACCAGGTGCCGTGTGCTGAAGCAGCTGCAGGTGGAGAATGCTCCCATTGTGAACAGAATGGACTTTGCTCAGTGTAAAAAGCTCAACATGCAGCAAGTCCTGGACCAGATTCTGAGGGTGCCTCCTGAAAGGAACCGCATCATCTACATGCGCCCCATGCACCAA ATCGACTCGGTggctctggagcagcaattGTTCCAGGGGCCATACCCCTACCATATTGCTATCGTCCATGAGTTCAGCAACCCCCCAAACATGCGCAACAAGGTGCGCATTCGCAGCTGGATGGACACCATCGCCAACATCAgcca ggagCTGATCAAGTATGAGTTTTTCCCAGAGGCCACCCGCACAGAGGAGGATGTGAAGAGGTTCTTGCGGTACCCATGGGGCCGGGACATTTACACTCTGGAAG GGGTAGTggatggcgccccctacagcatGATAACAGACTTTCCCTGGCTGCGGACCCTAAGAACAGCAGATCCCAACAACTATGCTCGCTATGACTTTGAGGATGATGAGACGA GTACCATCTATGCCCCGCGCAGGAAGGGCCAGCTGTCTGCagacatctgcatggagaccaTCGGGGAGGAGATCTCTGAGCGCAGGCAGAGCCACAGAGGCCTGTTCCAacgggtggtggtggtgttccTGCACCACTGTGACACTCCAGGAGAGCCCGTGGAGGACGACTACATCTAG